From the Manis javanica isolate MJ-LG chromosome 13, MJ_LKY, whole genome shotgun sequence genome, one window contains:
- the TNFAIP3 gene encoding tumor necrosis factor alpha-induced protein 3 isoform X3 → MNWTDEWDNLIKMATTDTLVARSGLQYNSLEEIHVFVLCNILRRPIIVISDKMLRSLESGSSFAPLKVGGIYLPLHWPAQECYRYPIVLGYDSQHFVPLVTLKDSGPEIRAVPLVNRERGRFEDLKVHFLTDPENELKDKLLKEYLMVIEIPVQGWDHGTTHLINAAKLDEANLPKEINLVDDYFELVQHEYKKWQENNEQEQRDVRAQNPLDSSIPQLSLMDMKCETPNCPFFMSVNTQPLCHECSERRQKNQNRSPKLNSKPGLEGLPGGALGASRGEAYEPLAWSPEGPSGGPHSAPPTAPSLFLFSETTAMKCKSPGCPFTLNVQHNGFCERCHNARQLNTGPTADMRHLDPGKCRACLQDATRTFNGICSTCFKRTTKEPSSSLGSSIPPSCHQRSKSDPSQLIQSLSPHSCHRAGNEAPSSCLSQAARTPGDRTGTSKCRKAGCMYFGTPENKGFCTLCFIEYRENKHFAAPLGKASPMASRFQNAVPCLGRECGTLGSAVFEGYCQKCFIEAQNQRFHEAKRTEEQLVRHSERSSQHRDMPRTTQSASRPKCARASCKNILACRSEELCMECQHLSQRVAPGAHRGELVPEEPPKQRCRAPACDHFGNAKCNGYCNECFQFKQMYG, encoded by the exons AATTGGACTGATGAGTGGGACAACCTTATCAAAATGGCAACCACAGACACACTAGTGGCCCGAAGTGGACTTCAGTATAACTCCCTGGAAGAAATTCACGTATTTGTCCTTTGCAACATCCTCAGAAGGCCAATCATTGTCATTTCAG ACAAAATGCTGAGAAGTTTGGAATCAGGTTCCAGTTTCGCTCCTTTGAAGGTGGGAGGGATTTACTTGCCTCTGCATTGGCCTGCCCAGGAATGCTACAGATACCCCATCGTTCTCGGCTACGACAGCCAACACTTTGTGCCCCTGGTGACCCTGAAGGACAGCGGGCCTG aaatcCGTGCTGTTCCACTTGTTAACAGAGAGCGTGGAAGATTTGAAGACTTAAAAGTTCACTTTTTGACAGATCCTGAAAATGAGTTGAAGGACAAGCTCTTAAAAGAGTACTTGATGGTGATAGAAATCCCGGTCCAAGGCTGGGACCATGGTACCACCCATCTGATTAATGCCGCAAA GTTGGATGAAGCTAACTtaccaaaagaaataaatctgGTAGATGATTACTTTGAACTTGTCCAGCATGAGTACAAGAAGTGGCAGGAAAACAATGAGCAGGAGCAGAGAGATGTGCGTGCTCAGAATCCTTTGGATTCTTCCATTCCCCAGCTTTCCCTCATGGACATGAAATGTGAAACACCCAACTGTCCTTTCTTCATGTCTGTGAACACCCAGCCTCTGTGCCACGAATGCTCAGAGAGGAGGCAAAAGAACCAAAACAGATCTCCAAAGCTGAACTCCAAGCCGGGCCTGGAAGGACTCCCTGGCGGGGCGCTCGGGGCCTCTCGGGGCGAGGCCTATGAGCCCCTGGCCTGGAGCCCCGAGGGGCCCTCTGGGGGGCCTCATTCTGCCCCTCCAACAGCACCCAGCCTTTTCCTGTTCAGCGAGACCACCGCTATGAAGTGCAAGAGCCCGGGCTGCCCTTTCACACTGAACGTGCAGCACAATGGATTTTGTGAGCGCTGCCACAATGCCCGGCAGCTCAATACTGGCCCCACCGCGGACATGAGGCATTTAGATCCTGGTAAGTGCCGAGCCTGCCTGCAGGATGCCACCAGGACGTTTAATGGGATCTGCAGTACTTGCTTCAAAAGGACTACGAAAGAGCCCTCCTCGAGCCTTGGCTCTAGCATCCCTCCTTCCTGTCATCAGCGGTCCAAGTCAGACCCCTCACAGCTCATCCAGAGTCTCTCCCCACATTCTTGTCACAGAGCCGGGAACGAGGCTCCCTCCAGTTGCCTCTCTCAGGCCGCACGGACTCCAGGGGACAGGACGGGAACGAGCAAGTGCAGAAAAGCTGGCTGCATGTATTTTGGGACTCCAGAAAATAAGGGCTTCTGCACGCTGTGTTTCATCGAGTACAGAGAAAATAAAC ATTTTGCTGCCCCTCTGGGGAAAGCCAGTCCCATGGCCTCCAGGTTCCAGAATGctgtcccttgcctggggagggaATGTGGCACGCTCGGAAGTGCTGTGTTTGAAGGATACTGCCAGAAGTGTTTCATTGAAGCTCAGAATCAGAGATTTCATGAAGCAAAGAGGACTGAAGAGCAACTGGTGAGACACTCAGAG AGATCGAGCCAGCACAGAGACATGCCGCGAACCACACAGAGTGCCTCTAGGCCCAAGTGTGCCCGGGCCTCCTGCAAAAACATCCTGGCCTGCCGCAGTGAGGAACTCTGCATGGAGTGCCAGCACCTCAGCCAGCGAGTGGCCCCAGGGGCCCACCGGGGCGAGCTCGTTCCCGAAGAGCCCCCCAAACAGCGCTGCCGGGCCCCTGCCTGCGATCACTTCGGCAATGCCAAGTGTAACGGCTACTGCAACGAGTGCTTTCAGTTCAAGCAGATGTATGGCTAA